From the genome of Acidimicrobiales bacterium:
GTGGTGCGGGTCATCCCCAACTTCGTGGACACCGCCGCCGTCCGGCCGATGGATCGCCAGACCGCCTATCGGGCCGAACACGGCCTAGGCGACCGGACCGTTGTCATGTACGCCGGCAACCTCGGTCACTCCCAGTCGCTGGACCTCCTCGTCGAGGCGGCCCGCCGCCACCGCCACCGCCCCGACCTGGCCTACGTCGTCAACGGAGGTGGCGTCCGGGCCGACGACCTTCGGCGGGCCGCCGAGGACCTGCCGAACCTGACCGTGGTCGGCTATCAGCCCGCGGAACGGGTCCCCGAGGTGCTAGCCACCGCCGACGTGCACGTGGTGCCCCTGCGGGCCGGCCTGGGTGCCTCCAGCGTCCCGTCCAAGACCTACGCCGTCCTAGCCGCCGGCCGCCCAGTGGTGGCCAGCGTGGACGAGGGCACCGAGGTGGCCCGTGTGGTGTCCGAGGCCGGAGCGGGCCTAGCCGTACCCCCCGACGACCCCGACGCCCTGGTCGCCGCCGTGGAGCGCCTAGCCGACGACCCCGACCTGCGGGCCACCATGGGCGCCGCCGGTCGCCGGTGGGCCGAGCGGTGGCGGTCTCCGACGTCGGTGGCCGAGGCCTACGCGGAGCTCATCGAAGGGCTACGAGATCGGAGCTGAGGCCGGTATCGGGCTCGACCGGCCCGGAGAACAAGCCCGATGATCCGCCGGGGGGCGCCGCTAGCCTCTGGGCCCTATGGCACGTGGAGACTCAGCGAGCAAGATCGCGCGCGCCGCCCGGGCGGGAGCCTCGGGAGGCACCGGTGAACGAAGGAAGATGGGCTTCCCGCTGGCCGTCGGCCTGGTGGTGGTCCTCGGATCGCTGCTCGTGCTTTGGGCCCGCTCCGACCGCGAGGCCACCTCGGCCCCCCGGGTCGGCGACCACTGGCACTCCGCCTACGACGTCTACGTCTGCGACGATTTCCGGTCCAAGATCGTGGTCGAGACCGACCCGAACGGCATCCACACCCACAGCGACGGACTGATCCACATCCACCCGTTCAACAAGTTGGCCTCCGGACAGGACGCCACCATGGGCCAGTTCTTTAACGCCTTCGGCGGCCGTATCGACGACGACAGCGTGGTCCTGGACACCGGCGAGGCACTCCTGGCTGGTGCCGACTGCAACGGCCAACCGGCCGTGGTCAAGGTGGCCCGCTTTGACGCCGACGACATGGAGCGCGACCCGGAGGTCCTCACCGAGGACCTGGCGAACGTCCGGTTCCTCAAGGACCGGGAGGCCTTCACCATCGCCCTGGTGCCAGCCGACGTGGAACCACCCGCCCCGCGGCCCGAGCGGCTGACCTTCCTGGACGTGGTGAACCCGCGGGCCCTCACCTCGGATCCGTCGGCCCCGGCGCCCACCACCGGCGGGTAGCGCTCCCGGGCCGTGCAGGCCATCGTCCTGGTCGGGGGGTTCGGAACCCGGCTCCACCCGCTCACCCGGGACGTCCCCAAGCAGATGCTGGCGGTCGTAGACCGGCCGATGATCGAACACGTCGTCGCCCACCTGGCCGGCCACGGCGTCACCCGAGTGGTCCTCTCGCTGGGCTTCCACCCCGAGGCCTTCGCCGACGCCTACCCCGACGGCACGTGTGCCGGCATCCCCCTGCACTACGCCGTAGAACCCGAGCCACTGGACACGGCGGGCGCCGTGCGCTTCGCGGCCGCCGAGGCGGGCCTCGGCAACGGAGACGAAGCCTTCCTGGTCCTCAACGGCGACGTCCTCACCGACCTGGACGTGGGTGACGTCGTGGCCCGCCACCGGGCCGCCGGAGCCGAGGGCACCCTGGCCCTCACCGAGGTGGACGACCCGTCCCGTTACGGCGTGGTCCCCACCGACCGGGACGGCACGGTCTTGGGCTGCGTCGAAAAGCCGGAGGCCGCCACGGCGCCAACCCGGTGGATCAACGCCGGTACCTACGTGCTGGAACCCACGGTGTTGGCCCGCATCCCCGACGACCGCCCGGTGTCGATCGAGCGCGAGGTGTTCCCGGCGATGGCCGTCGAGGGTCGGCTCCACGCCGTGGCGTCCGAGGCCTATTGGATCGACACCGGAACCCCCGAGGCCTACATCCGGGCCCAGCTGGACCTGGTGGACGGCACCCGTGGCGACCTTGCGGCCGTCCACCCAGAGGCCACGGTGCACCCCGACGCCCGCATCGACCGCTCGGTGGTCATGGCGGGTGCCGCCGTCGGCGAAGGGGCACGCCTGTGTGATGCTGTGGTGATGGAAGGCGGGTCGGTCGGCGCCGGCGCCACGGTCGACCACTCGGTGGTCGGCCCCGCGGCCCGGGTGGGGCCAGGAGCCTCGCTCAGCGCTCTGACCGTCGTCGGCGAGGGACAGGTCATCTCCGACGGCCGGTGCCTGTCCGGCGCCCGGATCCCCGAGGACGCCTGACGTGGCCGTCCTGGTCACCGGCGGAGCGGGCTACATCGGTAGCCACACCGCGGTGGCCCTCCACGATGCCGGTCGCCACGTGGTCGTCCTCGACGACCTGTCCAACTCGTCTCCGGCCGCCGTCGACGCCCTGCGCTCCCTGACCCGGCCCGACCTGCCGTTCGTCGAGGCCGACGCCGCCGACGTTGACGCCGTGGGCCGGACCCTGGCCGACCACCGGGTTGACGAGGTCGTCCACTTCGCCGCCTTCAAGTCGGTCAGCGGGTCGATCGCCAATCCAGAGGGTTACCACCGCAACAACGTGGGCTGCACGAGCGGCGTGGTGGCCGCCATGCGGGCCCACGGCGTGTCCCGCCTGGTCTTCTCGTCGTCGTGCACCGTCTACGGCGAGCCGGACGACGTGCCGGTCATCGAGGCATCGCCCATCGGGGCGACCAACCCGTACGGCGCCACAAAGGTTGCCTGCGAGGAACTTCTGGCCACCGAGGCTGACGCTGGCGGGCTCGACATCCTCCTGTTGCGTTACTTCAACCCGGTGGGCGCCCACCCCAGCGGAGACCTCGGCGAGGACCCCCGGGGCGTGCCCGACAACCTGGTGCCCTACCTGATGCAGGTGGCGGTGGGACGTCAGGAGCGCCTGGCGGTGTTCGGCGGCGACTACGACACCCCGGACGGCTCGGCCATCCGGGACTACCTCCACGTCATGGATTTGGCCGAGGGCCACGTGGCCGCCCTGGACGCCCTCGCCGACGAGGACGGGCCGAAGGGCTGCACAGCGGTCAACCTGGGAACGGGCACCGGCTACTCCGTGCTGGACGTGGTGGTCGCCGCCTCCCGAGTTGTCGGCCGGCC
Proteins encoded in this window:
- a CDS encoding glycosyltransferase family 4 protein, with the protein product AVQVGALTSPRAVRAFQALERATYRRSDAVTVLSDDLAANVSTKVASLPPDRRPVVRVIPNFVDTAAVRPMDRQTAYRAEHGLGDRTVVMYAGNLGHSQSLDLLVEAARRHRHRPDLAYVVNGGGVRADDLRRAAEDLPNLTVVGYQPAERVPEVLATADVHVVPLRAGLGASSVPSKTYAVLAAGRPVVASVDEGTEVARVVSEAGAGLAVPPDDPDALVAAVERLADDPDLRATMGAAGRRWAERWRSPTSVAEAYAELIEGLRDRS
- a CDS encoding NDP-sugar synthase; translation: MQAIVLVGGFGTRLHPLTRDVPKQMLAVVDRPMIEHVVAHLAGHGVTRVVLSLGFHPEAFADAYPDGTCAGIPLHYAVEPEPLDTAGAVRFAAAEAGLGNGDEAFLVLNGDVLTDLDVGDVVARHRAAGAEGTLALTEVDDPSRYGVVPTDRDGTVLGCVEKPEAATAPTRWINAGTYVLEPTVLARIPDDRPVSIEREVFPAMAVEGRLHAVASEAYWIDTGTPEAYIRAQLDLVDGTRGDLAAVHPEATVHPDARIDRSVVMAGAAVGEGARLCDAVVMEGGSVGAGATVDHSVVGPAARVGPGASLSALTVVGEGQVISDGRCLSGARIPEDA
- the galE gene encoding UDP-glucose 4-epimerase GalE: MAVLVTGGAGYIGSHTAVALHDAGRHVVVLDDLSNSSPAAVDALRSLTRPDLPFVEADAADVDAVGRTLADHRVDEVVHFAAFKSVSGSIANPEGYHRNNVGCTSGVVAAMRAHGVSRLVFSSSCTVYGEPDDVPVIEASPIGATNPYGATKVACEELLATEADAGGLDILLLRYFNPVGAHPSGDLGEDPRGVPDNLVPYLMQVAVGRQERLAVFGGDYDTPDGSAIRDYLHVMDLAEGHVAALDALADEDGPKGCTAVNLGTGTGYSVLDVVVAASRVVGRPVPHEVVGRRAGDIERIWADPSLAVDLLGWRATRNLDEMLADHWRWQQRHPDGYDA